The Glutamicibacter mishrai DNA window CACCGGCCCGCCGGATCCTGCTTTCGCCCGCAAGATGGGGCTGAACCCGATCGTCCGCCTGGCCCTCGCCGGGATGAGCGCCAAGGTCCGCAAGCAGGCCAAGAAGCTGGGCGTGGCCTACGAATTCCTCTTCATGGACGCCAGCGGCGAGCAGCTGCGCGAGATCGCCGCGATGATCGACTCCGGCATCCTGCGCCCGGTCGTAGGCAAGACCTTTGCCTTTGATGAAGCACCCCAGGCCCTTGGCGCACTGGCCAAGGGCGGTTTCCGCGGCAAGGTGGTGATCACCGGTGCCTGATAGCTACGCACAGGCGCCCACCAAGTTCATCAGCGCCGCCGGAGCCCGCTTCGCCTATCGCGAGCTCGGCCCGCGAGGCGGGATTCCGGTGGTGTTTTTTGTCCACCTCGCTGCGAACCTGGATAACTGGGATCCGCGGATCGTTGATGAGATCGCCCGGCACCGCCATGTGATCACCTTCGATCAGCGCGGCGTCGGCGCCTCGTCGGGAACGGTCCCCGGCACCATCGAAGCCGCGGCGGATGATGCCCACGCCTTCATCAAGGCGCTGGGCTTCGATACGGTTGACGCTTTTGGCTTGTCCATGGGCGGGTTCATCGTCCAGGACCTGATCGTGAAGCACCCGACCCTGGTGCGCAAGCTGGTGCTGGCCGGCACCGGGCCTCGCGGGGGAAGGAATATCGACAAGGTCGCGCGCGTGACCTACCTGGATATCCTCCGATCGGTGATCGCGCGGGCCGATCCGAAAGAGTTCCTGCTCTTCGAACGCAATAAGGCCGGCAAGCAGGCCGCCAAGGAATTTATCGCCCGCCTGAAGGAGCGCAAGGACGGGCGCGATACCGCGGTAACGCTGTCCACCATGCGCACCCAGCTGAAGGCGATTAAACGCTACGCGCGATCCGCGCCTTGGGACCTGTCCGTATTCACCGGGCCGGCCTTGATCGCCAATGGCGATCGCGACCGCATGGTGCCCTCGATCCTGTCGGTGGATCTGCACCAGCGCATCGCAGGTTCGCAGCTGGTCATCTATCCCGATGCGGGGCACGGCAGCATTTTCCAGTACTGGGAAAAATTCGCGCCGGCGGCCGCCGGGTTCCTCGCCGAGTAATCAGCGCGGCAGGATCACTTCGATCTGCGCCTTCACGCGCTGGGCGATCTCCTTGGCCGTGGCCTGCGAATTGAATGACGCGGCCATGGTCAGGAACATGATCGAGGAGATGACCTGGGCCATGGTGGCGGCGCTGGCCGCATCCAGGTTCTCGCGTTCGGCCAGCAGCTCGGCCATTGCCTTCTCGGTTTGCGCCACGATCTCCAGCGCTTCGGCATGGTGCGGCTCAGTCGGGTCGCCGAAGACCATTTCGCGAAGATAGGTGCGCCCGTTCTCGGTCTGCACCCGGTTGCATTCCACGATCGGCCCCAGCAGTGCCATCAGCCCGGCCAGGGTCTTGTTGGTTTTGGCCGCGGCCGTCACCCCGCGCTCCAAGGCCTTGGCGTAGTGCATATTCTGCACAAGCAGCAGCAGCTCGCCCTTGGTTTTGGCGTAGAGGAACAGCGTGCCGGTGCCGATATCCGCGGCCTGCGCAATCTGCTGCGTGGTGACCTCGTCGACGCCGTACTTGGCAAAGAGCTCGCTGGCGGCTTGGGTGATGCGCGCCAGCTTTTCCTGCTTGTTGCGTTCGCGTCGCCCGACGGGTTGGGGCACCACAGGCATTTCGGTTCCTCCGGGAATAAACTATGACTAAGCTCAGTTTTGATTATAGTCACTATTTGATGGGTTGGGAATTGCTATCCCCACATTCTCCCATGAAGCCCGCACAGCACAGAAAGCGAAACCATGACACAGATCAAGTCGGCAGTAGTCCTCGTTACCGGAGCCAACGGCGGCATCGGCACCCACCTGGTCCGAGAAGCCCTGGCCCGCGGCGCGGCCAAAGTCTACGCCTCGGCCCGCACCCCACGCGAATGGGATGATGAGCGCGTTGTGCCCCTGCAGCTCGACGTCACCGACCCGGCCTCCATCCAAGCCGCCGTTGCGGCCGCGCCCGATGTCACCGTGCTGATCAACAACGCCGGCGCCGGGGTGTCCACCCCTGGGATCTTGGAGCAAAGCGATGAAGAGATCCGCAACAATGTGGAGACCAATTTCCTCGGCCCATTGTCCCTCTCCCGCGCTTTCGCCGGCCAGCTCGCTGCCCGAGGCGGCAACACCGCGATCATCGACATCCACTCGGCCCTGTCCTGGTACGCCGTGATGGGAATCTACTCGGCCACCAAGGCCGCCCTCTGGTCGGCCACCAACTCCCTGCGCCTGGAATTGCAGCCTGCTGGCGTCCAGGTCGTCGGCGTGCACGTGGGCTGGGTGGACACTGCGATGGCAGCGGCAACCACCGATCCAAAGGTCGACCCGGCCGATCTGGTGGCTCAGATCTTCGACGCCACCGAAGCCGGCGAATTCGAAGTGCTCGCCGATGAGACCTCGGCCAATGCCAAGGCGGGGCTTTCGGCTGATCTGGAAGCCGTCTATCCCCAGCTGGCTGCCGGCAAGTAAAACACCCAAGTAAAAACTCGCTGGGTGTTCTCGCCGGGCATGGTTAATTGTCCGAGGCGGCTTGTACAGTGCGAAGTAACTGAAAGGAGCCAGCCATGTTCAGCACCCATACACCGAGCACGTCAGCCACCGAAGTCCCCGACCGTTTTGTCCTCATCTTCGATGCTCCCGATGCCACCGTCCCCGGCATCGCCGCCCAGGCCCGTGAGGAACAGGTCCCGCAGCTATTGCGCGAGCAGGGCTATTCGATCAGCGAGTACTACCCGGCGCTGGGCATCGCCGTGGTCACCAGCAAGGCCGACCAGCTCGAGGACTTCCGCCAACGCTGCGCCGGGTACCAGCTGCCACCGTCGGTCGTCCCGGAACTGGTCTACCGGATCCTGCCCGAAGCCGCCCCGGAGGCGAACTCGTACACGGATACCGACAAGTTCACCTGGGGCCTGCAGGCGGTGGGCGCGGACTTGAGCTCCTACACCGGCAAGGGCATCAACGTCGCGGTGCTGGATACCGGCTTTGATGCCGCCCACCCGGACTTCGCTTCCCGCACCGTCACCACCAAGTCCTTCGTCGAAGGCGAGGATGCCGCCGATGGCCACGGCCACGGAACCCACTGCATCGGCAGCTCCTGCGGACCGCGCACCCCCGCCCAGGGCCCTGGCTACGGGGTGGCCAGCGAGGCCAACATCTTCGCCGGCAAGGTGCTCGGCGCCGACGGCTCAGGCTCCGACTCGACGATCCTGGCCGGCATCAACTGGGCCCTGGAAAACAAGTGCGAGATCATCTCGATGTCGCTGGGCGCCGATGTGCGCACCGTGCACCCGCCCTATGTCACCGCCGGACGCCGATCCCTGGAACTGGGATCGCTGATCATCGCCGCGGCCGGCAACAACGCCCAGCGCTCGGCCGGCAACCCCGGATTTGTGGGCGCCCCGGCCAACAGCCCCTACATCATGGCGGTGGCCGCACTGGACTCGACGCTGGCCGTCGCCGACTTCTCCGCCCAGGCCCTGGACGCGGAAGGCGGAGAGGTGAATATCGCCGGCCCCGGCGTGGACATCTACTCCTCGTGGCCCGGCGCGCAACGCTACAACACCATCAGCGGCACCTCCATGGCCACCCCGCATGTGGCCGGCGTGGCCGCGCTGCTGGCCGAATCCACCGGCCTGCGCGCCCAGGAGCTGTGGGACCAGCTGGTGGCTACCGCGCGCGATGTGTCGCTGCCCGCGCAGGATGCCGGTGCCGGCCTGGCCCAAGCCCCGTCCAGCGCGGAAGGCTAAGGCCATGTCCGGCACCCAGGTGCAGATCTACGTCATCACGGTGGTGGCCACGGTGCAACCCGAATCCATCGTCGACGACCTGCAGGACCACGGCCTGCGGGTTAAACAGGTGCTCGCTGCCCTCGGCCAGATTATCGGCGAGGGCAGCGAGCAAGCTGCCAGTGCGGTGCGCGCCTTGGACGCGGTCGAATCGGTGGATGCCCAGCGCACCTATCGGGCGCTGGGCGATCCGCCGGACGAGGACCAGCCCTAGATCACCGGGTCCGAAGCGAACTCCAGCATCGCATCGATCAGCCAGTGCACGGTGTGCTCGGTGAAGGAAGCGCGCGGCATGATCCGCCAGCTTTCTTCACCGGTACGCCACAGCAGCACCGGGATATTGGCCAGCGAGGTGGTGATCGCCTGGTTCACCGCAAAGCTGCGCGGATGCAGGTCCGCCGGGCAGCTCTTGCGCAGAACCAGCGGAGCCTTGGTTCCGGAGAGTTCCAGCACTGCGCGGTTGGCCGACAGGTCCACCACCTGGCCCGGAGCCTGGCCCAAGGCCTGCTCCAGCTTGGCGAGAAGGGTCGTATCCTCCGGCGCGGTGACCAGGAATTCATCCGGTCCCAGCCACAGCACGCCCACACCACTAGCGTCACCGGCGACCTGGCCGACCTTGCTTGGCAGGCCCACACCGGTAGCTGCAGCCAGCGCTTCGTAGCCGGCGCTGCCCGGGGCGCAGCGCACCGAGATCTGGGTGGTGAAGGCAACCTCGCCCAGGGCCAATCCCCCAGCCACGCTGGCTTCTGCCATGACCTGCTGCAGGTGGGCTGCAGGAGAACGACGGGAATCAATCAGGGTGTCATTAGCCATCACGACGGCTTCCTTCCGGGTCGAAGAGGACGGTTTCACCGATGGTGACCTCAACTAGCTGGCCATTGATCGGGGTGCGAAGGGTTTCGCCGATGCGGTTGCGCCCATTTTTGATCAGCGCCAGGCCGAAGGTCCGGCCCAGTGCTGCCGAGTTGTACGAGCTGGTCACCCAGCCATCCATCGGGGTGATGCCCTCGGCAGCCAGTTCTTCCACCGAAACCAGCGCCGCGCCTTCGGGCAGACGCAGGGTCTTGTCCGTCGGCAGCACCGAGACCAGGTGCTTGCGGTCTTCGCGCTGGTTGTCGGCGCGGGCGTAGGAGCGGTTGCCTACGAAGTCCTTGAGCTTGGAGACCACCCAGTCCATGCCGGCATCCTGCGGGGTCACAGTGCCGTCGGTATCCTGGCCGACGATGATGAAGCCCTTCTCCGCACGCAGCACGTGCATGGTTTCGGTGCCGTAGGGGGTGATGCCGAATTCCTGGCCGGCTTCGAAGACGTCCTGCCAGACCTTCAGCCCGTGCCAGGCCGGGATCGCGATTTCGAAGGCCAGCTCGCCGGAGAAGGAGATGCGCGAAATGCGTGCCTCGATCCCCGAATCCAGCACCACATCGGCGAAGGCCATGAATTTGAAGGCCTCGTTGGACACGTCCACGCTGGAGGCGACCTTGGCGATCACCTCGCGGGATTTAGGTCCAACCACTGCCACGGTGGCCAGCTGTTCGGTCACCGAGGTGCAGACAACGTCCAGCTCGGGCCATTCGGTCTGCAGCCACTCCTCCAGCCAGTCGAGCACGGTGGCCGCATTGCCGGTGGTGGTGTGCATCAGGAAGCGGTCTTCGGCCAGGCGCAGGGTCACGCCGTCGTCGAAGATCATGCCGTCGGCCTTGCACATCACGCCGTAGCGGCCCATGCCGACCTTCAGCTTGGTGTAGCCGTTGGTGTAGATGCGGTTCAGGAACTCGGCTGCATCCTTGCCCCGGATTTCGATCTTGCCCAGGGTGGTGGCATCAAGCATG harbors:
- a CDS encoding alpha/beta fold hydrolase, which encodes MPDSYAQAPTKFISAAGARFAYRELGPRGGIPVVFFVHLAANLDNWDPRIVDEIARHRHVITFDQRGVGASSGTVPGTIEAAADDAHAFIKALGFDTVDAFGLSMGGFIVQDLIVKHPTLVRKLVLAGTGPRGGRNIDKVARVTYLDILRSVIARADPKEFLLFERNKAGKQAAKEFIARLKERKDGRDTAVTLSTMRTQLKAIKRYARSAPWDLSVFTGPALIANGDRDRMVPSILSVDLHQRIAGSQLVIYPDAGHGSIFQYWEKFAPAAAGFLAE
- a CDS encoding TetR/AcrR family transcriptional regulator → MPVVPQPVGRRERNKQEKLARITQAASELFAKYGVDEVTTQQIAQAADIGTGTLFLYAKTKGELLLLVQNMHYAKALERGVTAAAKTNKTLAGLMALLGPIVECNRVQTENGRTYLREMVFGDPTEPHHAEALEIVAQTEKAMAELLAERENLDAASAATMAQVISSIMFLTMAASFNSQATAKEIAQRVKAQIEVILPR
- a CDS encoding SDR family oxidoreductase, whose protein sequence is MTQIKSAVVLVTGANGGIGTHLVREALARGAAKVYASARTPREWDDERVVPLQLDVTDPASIQAAVAAAPDVTVLINNAGAGVSTPGILEQSDEEIRNNVETNFLGPLSLSRAFAGQLAARGGNTAIIDIHSALSWYAVMGIYSATKAALWSATNSLRLELQPAGVQVVGVHVGWVDTAMAAATTDPKVDPADLVAQIFDATEAGEFEVLADETSANAKAGLSADLEAVYPQLAAGK
- a CDS encoding S8 family serine peptidase — protein: MFSTHTPSTSATEVPDRFVLIFDAPDATVPGIAAQAREEQVPQLLREQGYSISEYYPALGIAVVTSKADQLEDFRQRCAGYQLPPSVVPELVYRILPEAAPEANSYTDTDKFTWGLQAVGADLSSYTGKGINVAVLDTGFDAAHPDFASRTVTTKSFVEGEDAADGHGHGTHCIGSSCGPRTPAQGPGYGVASEANIFAGKVLGADGSGSDSTILAGINWALENKCEIISMSLGADVRTVHPPYVTAGRRSLELGSLIIAAAGNNAQRSAGNPGFVGAPANSPYIMAVAALDSTLAVADFSAQALDAEGGEVNIAGPGVDIYSSWPGAQRYNTISGTSMATPHVAGVAALLAESTGLRAQELWDQLVATARDVSLPAQDAGAGLAQAPSSAEG
- a CDS encoding sarcosine oxidase subunit gamma, with the translated sequence MANDTLIDSRRSPAAHLQQVMAEASVAGGLALGEVAFTTQISVRCAPGSAGYEALAAATGVGLPSKVGQVAGDASGVGVLWLGPDEFLVTAPEDTTLLAKLEQALGQAPGQVVDLSANRAVLELSGTKAPLVLRKSCPADLHPRSFAVNQAITTSLANIPVLLWRTGEESWRIMPRASFTEHTVHWLIDAMLEFASDPVI